A DNA window from Allokutzneria albata contains the following coding sequences:
- a CDS encoding FAD-binding oxidoreductase gives MTEIQTETRTLTGWGRTAPTTAKVVSTGDVDEIARAVRTAGQRGVIARGLGRSYGDSSQNAGGLVIDMTALDKIHAINVDEAVVEADSGVSLDTLVRRLLPYGLWVPVLPGTRQVTVGGAIAADVHGGNHHTQGSFCNHVLSMDLLTANGEIQRLTQDDQLFWATAGGMGLTGVVLRATIRLKRVETSYFLADVEQTQNFDELLERLQDNDDQYTYSKSWFDSLTTGERMGRGTLLRGWPAKLEDLPKKLRKDPLKFDAPQLLTAPDIFPNWCLNKLTAKIINEAYYRMGATRFGSVQNITQFFHPLDLVGEWNRGYGSNGFLQYQFVVPFGQEPFLRATMEKISSSGHISCLNVLKRFGKGNAGHISFPEPGWTLAVDIPIKPGLHRLCDELDEMVLGAGGRLYLAKESRTRAETIEKMYPRIDEWRKIRASVDPEGVFVSDQSRRLAL, from the coding sequence GTGACCGAGATCCAGACCGAAACCCGCACGCTCACCGGCTGGGGCCGCACCGCCCCGACCACCGCCAAGGTGGTGAGCACCGGGGACGTGGACGAGATCGCCCGCGCGGTGCGCACGGCCGGGCAGCGCGGGGTGATCGCCCGCGGCCTCGGCCGCAGCTACGGCGACTCCTCGCAGAACGCGGGCGGTCTGGTGATCGACATGACCGCGCTGGACAAGATCCACGCGATCAACGTGGACGAGGCCGTCGTCGAGGCGGACTCCGGTGTCAGCCTCGACACCCTGGTCCGCCGTCTGCTGCCGTACGGGCTGTGGGTGCCGGTGCTACCGGGAACCCGCCAGGTCACCGTGGGCGGGGCGATCGCGGCCGACGTGCACGGCGGCAACCACCACACGCAGGGCAGCTTCTGCAACCACGTGCTCTCCATGGACCTGCTCACGGCCAACGGGGAGATCCAGCGCCTGACCCAGGACGACCAGTTGTTCTGGGCGACCGCGGGCGGCATGGGTCTCACCGGTGTCGTGCTGCGCGCGACGATCCGCCTCAAGCGGGTGGAGACCTCCTACTTCCTGGCCGACGTCGAGCAGACCCAGAACTTCGACGAGCTGCTGGAACGCCTGCAGGACAACGACGACCAGTACACCTACTCCAAGTCCTGGTTCGACTCGCTGACCACCGGCGAGCGCATGGGCCGGGGCACGCTGCTGCGCGGCTGGCCCGCGAAGCTGGAGGACCTGCCGAAGAAGCTGCGCAAGGACCCGCTGAAGTTCGACGCGCCGCAGCTGCTGACCGCGCCGGACATCTTCCCGAACTGGTGCCTGAACAAGCTCACCGCGAAGATCATCAACGAGGCGTACTACCGGATGGGCGCCACCCGGTTCGGCTCGGTGCAGAACATCACCCAGTTCTTCCACCCGCTGGACCTGGTCGGCGAGTGGAACCGGGGTTACGGCAGCAACGGGTTCCTGCAGTACCAGTTCGTGGTGCCGTTCGGCCAGGAACCCTTCCTGCGCGCCACGATGGAGAAGATCTCCTCCTCCGGCCACATCTCCTGCCTGAACGTGCTCAAGCGGTTCGGCAAGGGCAACGCGGGCCACATCTCCTTCCCGGAGCCGGGCTGGACCCTCGCGGTGGACATCCCGATCAAGCCGGGCCTGCACCGGCTCTGCGACGAGCTGGACGAGATGGTCCTCGGCGCGGGCGGGCGGCTGTACCTGGCCAAGGAGTCGCGCACCCGGGCGGAGACGATCGAGAAGATGTACCCGCGCATCGACGAGTGGCGCAAGA